One genomic region from Quercus robur chromosome 4, dhQueRobu3.1, whole genome shotgun sequence encodes:
- the LOC126722313 gene encoding uncharacterized protein LOC126722313, whose translation MRRRQLFLVALSSLFLFFFFLYSFILFNVHVKSTLIAKSKNAITICETPLQHKQFSLLIGILTRPDNYNRRHFLRLVYGIQSSPLAHIDVKFVFCNLTKPEQRVLIALEILRFNDIITLHCTENMNSGKTYTYFSSLPRILSRSYDYVMKADDDVFIRLAPLALSLEPLPRLDLYYGFVIPCTSMNPHVDYMSGMGILLSWDTVEWIGNSNIPENNTNGPEDKLVGKWLKMGNKAKNRFSNKPAMYDYPGTNGRCSHELIPETVAVHRLKRWDQWSKVLEYFNVTKELKHSNLYSSMIYTRN comes from the coding sequence ATGCGGAGGAGGCAGCTATTTCTAGTTGCATTgtcctctctcttcctcttcttctttttcctctacTCCTTCATCTTATTCAATGTCCATGTAAAATCCACCTTGATAGCTAAATCCAAAAATGCCATTACAATTTGTGAAACCCCTTTGCAGCACAAACAATTTAGCCTCTTGATTGGAATCTTAACCCGTCCAGACAACTATAATCGTCGCCATTTCCTTCGCCTTGTCTATGGAATCCAATCATCTCCCCTAGCTCATATAGACGTGAAGTTTGTCTTTTGCAACCTCACAAAGCCTGAGCAAAGAGTATTGATAGCTTTAGAAATCCTACGTTTCAATGACATTATCACCCTCCATTGTACAGAGAACATGAACAGTGGTAAGACCTACACATACTTTTCTTCTCTCCCACGTATCCTTTCAAGGTCTTATGACTATGTCATGAAGGctgatgatgatgtttttatCAGGCTTGCACCATTGGCATTGTCCCTTGAGCCATTGCCTAGGCTAGACTTGTACTATGGATTTGTAATTCCATGCACTAGCATGAACCCCCATGTGGATTATATGTCAGGGATGGGGATTTTGTTGTCTTGGGACACTGTTGAATGGATTGGAAATTCTAATATCCCTGAAAATAACACGAATGGTCCCGAGGATAAACTGGTTGGAAAATGGTTAAAGATGGGAAATAAGGCCAAGAATCGATTTTCTAACAAGCCAGCCATGTATGATTACCCGGGAACAAATGGGAGGTGCTCACATGAGCTTATACCAGAAACTGTGGCTGTTCATCGATTGAAAAGGTGGGATCAATGGTCAAAGGTGCTTGAATATTTCAATGTAACCAAAGAGCTAAAGCACTCCAACCTCTATTCATCTATGATTTACACTCGAAATTAA
- the LOC126722315 gene encoding uncharacterized protein LOC126722315 produces MSRSLFLRIQSKVEIYEPYFIHKRDNAQRLGLSSFQKITTALRMLAHGVTTDFMDEYVRIGEFTAIESLKKFVKAMVDIFSKEYLRSPNNEDIAKLLVNGERRGFPRMLGSIDCMHWKWKNCPTTWKGQYSGHICEPTIVLEAVASFDLWI; encoded by the coding sequence ATGAGTCGGTCTCTTTTTCTCCGTATTCAATCCAAGGTAGAAATTTATGAACCTTACTTTATCCATAAAAGAGATAATGCCCAAAGGCTCGGTTTATCTTCTTTTCAAAAGATAACAACTGCACTTAGGATGCTTGCGCATGGAGTGACAACTGATTTTATGGATGAGTATGTGCGGATTGGAGAATTCACTGCAATAGAAAGTctgaaaaaatttgttaaagcgATGGTTGATATTTTCTCCAAGGAATACTTGAGGTCCCCAAACAACGAAGACATTGCTAAACTTTTAGTCAATGGGGAAAGACGTGGATTTCCAAGGATGCTAGGGAGCATTGATTGCATGCATTGGAAATGGAAAAATTGTCCAACTACATGGAAAGGTCAGTACTCTGGTCACATTTGTGAACCAACCAT